One Ignisphaera sp. DNA window includes the following coding sequences:
- a CDS encoding HAD hydrolase-like protein: MGVEAIVFDVDGTLALLPVDWGVVMNAIRRESCHANSFLGFVNKCHGTESFWRIHNFVSELELRAVENLIVLDNSPSIVSELCKSYVLGFVTMQGRVAGMQVLRRLGISDCAKTFVSREDARNRIEQIAVAVKALSVSPSRALFIGDKVLDALAAYLNGLKAIVILRNARDFRISDTDYLDEDLEVLGIPIAKSLLDAIEIASTLGWVSIASVNKGLSNSR; the protein is encoded by the coding sequence TTGGGTGTTGAGGCAATCGTATTTGATGTTGATGGAACGCTGGCGCTGCTACCAGTAGACTGGGGGGTTGTGATGAATGCTATTAGGAGGGAGTCATGCCATGCAAATAGTTTTCTAGGCTTTGTGAACAAGTGCCATGGTACAGAATCTTTTTGGAGAATACACAATTTTGTTAGTGAACTTGAGTTGAGGGCTGTTGAAAACCTTATTGTGCTTGACAACTCCCCTAGTATAGTGTCTGAGCTTTGCAAGTCCTATGTGCTAGGCTTTGTAACTATGCAGGGTAGGGTGGCTGGGATGCAGGTGCTTAGAAGGCTTGGAATTAGCGATTGTGCTAAAACGTTTGTATCTAGGGAGGATGCTAGGAATAGAATTGAGCAGATAGCAGTTGCTGTCAAAGCTCTTAGTGTTTCGCCATCGAGAGCGCTTTTCATAGGGGATAAGGTGCTAGATGCTTTGGCGGCTTACCTCAATGGATTGAAGGCAATTGTAATCCTTAGAAACGCTAGAGACTTCAGGATAAGCGATACTGATTATCTCGACGAGGATCTCGAGGTTCTTGGAATACCGATTGCAAAAAGCCTTTTAGATGCCATAGAGATTGCCTCTACATTGGGCTGGGTGAGCATAGCCAGTGTTAACAAGGGTTTATCGAATAGCCGTTGA
- a CDS encoding L-threonylcarbamoyladenylate synthase — protein MLTRVYRIAVDNIDENAVRECCEIILRGGIVVFPTETVYGLGASASNGEAVKRVFIAKNRPMDNPLIVHISNKKQLYEVAEEVPEKIARAIDVLWPGPFTVLLRKGPRVAQEVTANLPTVAVRMPAHPVALRLISCAGPIAAPSANISGRPSPTTGFHAMVDMFGRVDAIIDSGETLYGVESTIVDATSKPMKLLRPGAMPVEKIVEVLGEEIIISPEARGYMESEKALAPGMKYRHYSPETPLILVEYRGDAEEMVEEVIRLAEEARRTGKKVAIIASSETIHRYKGFADEILTYGSRKNVFEIARNLFRILRELDREGVDIAIVEGVEEKGLGLAVMNRLRKASARTAKDGHS, from the coding sequence GTGTTAACAAGGGTTTATCGAATAGCCGTTGACAATATAGATGAGAATGCCGTTAGAGAGTGCTGCGAGATTATTTTGAGGGGGGGTATAGTGGTATTCCCAACAGAGACTGTTTATGGGCTTGGGGCCTCGGCATCCAATGGAGAGGCTGTTAAAAGGGTATTCATAGCCAAGAACAGGCCAATGGACAACCCACTAATTGTGCACATATCCAATAAGAAGCAGCTTTACGAGGTTGCTGAGGAGGTTCCAGAGAAGATTGCTAGGGCAATAGATGTTCTGTGGCCAGGGCCATTCACAGTCCTCCTAAGGAAAGGCCCTAGGGTAGCCCAGGAGGTGACAGCAAACCTTCCAACAGTTGCTGTTAGAATGCCTGCTCACCCAGTTGCTCTGAGACTCATAAGCTGTGCAGGGCCTATAGCAGCTCCAAGTGCAAATATATCTGGCAGGCCAAGCCCCACAACAGGTTTCCATGCAATGGTTGACATGTTTGGAAGGGTAGACGCTATAATAGATTCTGGGGAAACACTCTACGGAGTGGAGTCAACAATAGTTGACGCCACATCAAAGCCTATGAAGCTTCTAAGACCCGGTGCAATGCCTGTAGAGAAGATAGTTGAGGTTCTTGGAGAGGAGATCATCATATCCCCAGAGGCCAGGGGCTACATGGAGAGCGAAAAGGCTCTTGCACCCGGTATGAAATATAGGCACTACTCCCCAGAGACACCACTAATCCTGGTTGAGTATAGAGGGGATGCCGAGGAGATGGTTGAGGAGGTTATCAGGCTTGCTGAAGAGGCTAGGAGAACAGGTAAAAAGGTTGCGATAATAGCATCGTCTGAGACAATCCATAGATACAAGGGATTTGCAGACGAGATACTAACTTATGGCTCGAGAAAAAACGTTTTCGAGATTGCTAGAAACCTGTTTAGGATTCTGAGGGAGCTTGACAGAGAGGGTGTCGATATAGCAATTGTTGAAGGTGTTGAGGAGAAGGGGCTTGGACTAGCAGTTATGAATAGACTTAGAAAAGCCTCAGCAAGAACAGCAAAAGATGGTCATAGTTAA
- a CDS encoding archaellin/type IV pilin N-terminal domain-containing protein, whose translation MSKLSKGIEPIIAVVILVAVTIVIAIGVIGWIMGWWGVAAGSTEMLQVTPLTLNTSDTGCTLIVQVYNKGSATATITQATLLAGTTQHTLTPAPGDCVNGGKATVNPGQSCTIKFASSSCSGLVAGLTYQARIYTAAGNVYPIAVQATSS comes from the coding sequence ATGAGTAAACTATCAAAAGGCATAGAGCCAATAATAGCAGTAGTAATCCTAGTAGCAGTAACCATAGTAATAGCAATAGGCGTAATAGGCTGGATAATGGGGTGGTGGGGAGTAGCAGCAGGATCAACAGAAATGCTACAGGTAACACCACTCACTCTAAATACCAGCGATACCGGCTGCACACTTATAGTGCAAGTATATAACAAAGGCTCTGCAACAGCCACCATAACCCAGGCAACATTATTAGCAGGCACCACCCAACATACACTTACACCTGCACCAGGGGACTGTGTTAATGGTGGTAAAGCAACAGTGAATCCGGGACAAAGTTGCACCATAAAATTCGCGAGTTCTTCCTGTAGTGGTTTAGTGGCTGGTTTGACCTACCAAGCTAGGATCTATACAGCAGCTGGGAATGTTTATCCAATAGCTGTTCAAGCAACTAGTAGTTAG
- a CDS encoding type II/IV secretion system ATPase subunit: MVFSGFGRLFKFGRRREAKPAEAVEGGGGVERVSGVVHKLYSASRGFRVVEEYPIREPFAYIRIVEEEDTGRLFYEVYEVSLTEEEARIFNDLKEHVMWEIKPVSMMDVDASKVLLKTARKVLREFQIRFTKTPTFSWSKIEYYVERDLIGFGVLDPIFRDRFVEDISCNGVGKPVYVWHRKYESLPTNIIFNSENELDEYVLKLAHMAGKHISVAYPVLDAILPGGHRLAATFREEVSTRGSTFTIRKFSESPITIADMISFKTISPDIAAYFWLAMDYKMTTLILGVTGAGKTSTLNALATLLRPTYKIVTIEDTPEIRIPHENWVQLVSRPSYVGSGVGEISLFHLVKLSLRYRPDVIVVGEVRGEEAYVLFQAIATGHSGMTTLHAESIDAAVKRLTSPPMNIPPSYIPLVNIAMVIRRVQIADEKGRLRPARRITNVWEVIDYENYQEIARWNPAEDAFSIDLKSSIVLRKIAELSGKPMDSLMQEVERRKAVLEWLVKTGRTDYRSVASTIHRYYMNPESVFKSIEYKVA; encoded by the coding sequence ATGGTTTTCTCTGGTTTTGGTAGGCTTTTCAAGTTTGGTAGGAGGAGGGAGGCTAAGCCTGCTGAGGCTGTTGAGGGTGGTGGGGGTGTTGAGAGGGTTTCGGGGGTTGTGCACAAGCTCTATAGTGCTAGCAGGGGTTTTAGAGTTGTTGAGGAGTATCCTATTAGAGAGCCTTTTGCCTATATCCGTATTGTTGAGGAGGAGGATACTGGCAGGCTATTCTACGAGGTCTACGAGGTTTCCCTTACTGAGGAGGAGGCAAGGATTTTCAACGATCTTAAAGAGCATGTTATGTGGGAGATTAAACCAGTTTCTATGATGGATGTTGACGCCTCTAAAGTGCTTCTCAAAACTGCTAGAAAGGTTTTGAGGGAGTTCCAGATAAGATTCACAAAGACCCCCACATTCTCTTGGAGCAAGATAGAGTACTATGTTGAGAGGGATTTGATTGGGTTTGGCGTTCTAGACCCTATCTTCAGGGACAGGTTTGTTGAGGATATTTCTTGTAATGGTGTTGGCAAACCTGTCTATGTTTGGCATAGGAAGTACGAGTCTCTCCCAACAAACATTATATTCAATAGCGAGAACGAGCTAGATGAGTATGTTCTTAAGCTTGCACACATGGCTGGGAAGCACATATCTGTTGCATACCCAGTTCTAGACGCGATTCTGCCAGGCGGGCACAGGCTTGCCGCTACATTCAGGGAGGAGGTTTCTACAAGGGGCTCAACATTCACTATTAGAAAGTTTAGCGAGTCTCCAATAACAATAGCCGATATGATTAGCTTCAAAACGATATCGCCTGATATAGCAGCCTATTTCTGGCTTGCAATGGACTACAAAATGACTACACTGATTCTGGGGGTTACCGGAGCTGGCAAGACAAGCACCTTAAATGCTTTGGCAACTCTGCTTAGACCAACATACAAGATTGTTACTATTGAGGACACACCAGAGATTAGGATCCCCCACGAGAACTGGGTTCAGCTGGTCTCCAGACCATCCTATGTTGGTAGCGGTGTTGGAGAGATATCCCTGTTCCACCTGGTCAAGCTATCTCTTAGATATAGACCAGATGTTATAGTGGTTGGCGAGGTCAGGGGCGAGGAGGCATACGTTCTCTTCCAGGCAATTGCAACTGGGCACAGCGGCATGACAACGCTCCACGCTGAAAGCATTGATGCTGCTGTCAAGAGATTGACCTCACCACCAATGAACATACCACCGTCATACATACCGCTAGTAAACATCGCCATGGTCATCAGAAGGGTTCAGATAGCCGATGAGAAGGGTAGGCTCAGACCCGCTAGGAGAATAACCAATGTCTGGGAGGTTATAGACTATGAGAACTATCAGGAGATTGCGAGGTGGAACCCAGCTGAAGACGCGTTCTCAATCGATTTGAAGAGCAGTATTGTGCTGAGAAAAATAGCTGAGCTGTCTGGAAAGCCTATGGATAGTCTTATGCAGGAGGTTGAGAGGAGAAAAGCTGTTCTAGAGTGGCTGGTCAAGACAGGTAGAACTGATTACAGATCAGTTGCATCAACTATACACAGGTACTATATGAATCCAGAATCTGTTTTTAAGAGCATCGAATACAAGGTTGCTTGA
- a CDS encoding type II secretion system F family protein, with translation MNALAKIKKFVKREKREAKPEKPSEKPATKPAKKVKPPTFGEVFTAFSLAFFEGIGKRAVRAFELDRAILRAGLSTHPVKYASIIIAATLLAAIFSIATVVATAIFISPPIVTMVILSLALGIAPIIVFSIGLGYPSLKASLRRNSVENELPFFMAYASSMAISGQSLERVIERAANLRVFRAIREEARRIMTRMRMFGEDPVTALSNVAMEHPSSRFRDIMLGYATAVRTGGDVVHYLEIRTRELFEARTNEIRNILNRLASFLEIYTIFGVIISITLFVFFAVQGAMTAAQQMRQGVAISFDITTPMLYNFVALPSLGFAIMFAIHLNQPKNPVSYNLAYAVLLTFLPVSVAVFILVLIVSGGLGVFSGSIGLNEVRALIISTTAALLTISIPTWIKYRSIVRGHKGLVKATADFLRDLSEARKTGLSPEKCIVMLSQRSYRNLTPVVTRAAAALSIGYSLENALRRALRGVREWFTIASFRFLADSIVFGGGSPDVIDTLARFTQSLSELEEETRRRMRSQVILPYFGAVMLTTMPVIILYMLLKLANISIASAAPLILVMLLGAILNSFIMGLIAGKASEATLAAGFKHATILVLVSAISSLATLIYLAT, from the coding sequence ATGAATGCCTTAGCCAAGATTAAGAAATTTGTGAAAAGAGAGAAGAGAGAGGCTAAGCCTGAGAAGCCCTCTGAGAAGCCAGCAACAAAACCAGCTAAGAAGGTAAAGCCACCGACATTTGGAGAGGTTTTCACAGCTTTTTCGCTTGCATTTTTCGAGGGCATTGGCAAAAGGGCTGTAAGAGCATTTGAGCTTGATAGAGCTATTTTGAGGGCTGGTCTCAGCACACATCCAGTCAAATACGCATCAATTATTATTGCAGCAACTCTTCTCGCAGCCATATTCTCGATTGCAACAGTTGTTGCTACAGCGATTTTCATCTCTCCACCTATAGTCACAATGGTCATACTGTCACTAGCTCTTGGCATAGCACCAATAATTGTTTTTTCCATTGGTCTTGGATACCCATCTTTAAAAGCCTCTCTTAGAAGGAATAGTGTTGAGAACGAGCTGCCATTCTTCATGGCCTACGCCAGCAGCATGGCTATTAGTGGTCAGAGCCTTGAGAGAGTTATTGAGAGAGCCGCTAATCTAAGGGTTTTCAGGGCTATTAGGGAAGAGGCTAGGAGGATAATGACAAGGATGAGGATGTTTGGAGAAGACCCTGTGACAGCGCTAAGCAATGTTGCTATGGAGCATCCGAGCTCAAGATTCAGAGACATAATGCTTGGCTATGCAACAGCTGTTAGAACTGGTGGTGATGTGGTTCACTATCTAGAGATTAGAACTAGAGAGCTTTTCGAGGCTAGAACAAATGAAATTAGAAACATTTTGAATAGGCTTGCATCATTCCTAGAGATATACACAATATTTGGTGTGATAATATCCATAACACTCTTCGTCTTCTTCGCTGTCCAAGGTGCAATGACAGCAGCTCAGCAAATGAGACAGGGGGTAGCAATATCATTTGATATCACAACCCCAATGCTCTACAACTTCGTTGCCTTGCCATCACTGGGATTCGCAATAATGTTTGCAATACATTTGAATCAGCCCAAAAACCCTGTAAGCTATAACCTGGCCTATGCAGTGCTACTAACATTCTTACCGGTATCAGTCGCGGTATTCATCCTTGTGTTAATTGTATCTGGAGGTCTTGGAGTGTTTTCGGGCTCTATAGGCTTGAACGAAGTGAGAGCGTTAATAATATCAACAACGGCAGCCCTTTTAACAATCTCTATACCAACGTGGATAAAGTATCGAAGTATTGTGAGGGGGCATAAAGGGCTTGTTAAGGCGACAGCTGATTTCTTGAGGGATTTGAGTGAGGCTAGGAAGACTGGTCTAAGCCCAGAGAAATGTATTGTTATGCTTTCTCAGAGAAGCTATAGAAACCTTACACCAGTTGTTACTAGAGCAGCTGCCGCTCTCTCGATTGGGTATAGTCTTGAAAATGCTCTTAGAAGGGCTTTGAGGGGGGTTAGAGAGTGGTTCACTATAGCCAGTTTCAGGTTCTTAGCAGACTCCATTGTTTTTGGCGGTGGATCCCCAGATGTTATAGACACCTTAGCTAGGTTTACACAGAGCTTGAGTGAGCTTGAGGAGGAGACTAGGAGGAGGATGAGATCGCAGGTCATCCTCCCATACTTTGGAGCTGTTATGCTAACCACAATGCCTGTGATAATACTGTATATGCTTCTAAAACTGGCAAACATATCAATTGCATCAGCAGCCCCGCTAATACTTGTAATGTTGCTTGGGGCAATACTCAACTCCTTTATAATGGGTCTCATAGCTGGAAAGGCATCCGAGGCAACTCTGGCGGCAGGATTCAAGCATGCCACAATACTTGTCCTAGTATCTGCAATATCATCTCTAGCAACATTGATATACCTAGCCACATAA
- a CDS encoding KaiC domain-containing protein, whose protein sequence is MSERVKTGIPGFDEILYGGIPKRNIVLISGGPGTGKSILSQQFIWSGLQMGEPGIYVVLEEHPAQVKQNMRQFGWDVTQFEKKGMFEIVDAFTGGVGEYAKREKYVVPDPTDVGHLVDVIRDAVKELNAQRAVIDSVSTLYITRPSMARGVVMQIKKVLSGLGVTAFLVSQVSVTERGFGGPGVEHAADGIVRLDLDEINGELKRSLIVWKMRGTSHSMKRHPFEITDKGIIVYHNKVLKVFRGSYEEVAQQREE, encoded by the coding sequence ATGTCTGAAAGGGTAAAGACAGGTATACCAGGATTTGACGAGATTTTGTATGGTGGCATACCAAAGAGGAATATTGTGTTGATTAGTGGGGGTCCTGGAACTGGGAAGAGTATACTGAGTCAGCAGTTCATTTGGAGTGGTCTTCAGATGGGTGAGCCAGGGATATATGTTGTTCTTGAGGAGCACCCAGCGCAAGTTAAGCAGAATATGAGGCAGTTTGGATGGGATGTTACACAGTTTGAGAAGAAAGGCATGTTTGAAATAGTTGATGCTTTTACTGGTGGAGTTGGGGAATATGCTAAGAGGGAGAAGTATGTTGTTCCAGACCCAACAGATGTTGGCCACTTAGTGGATGTTATTAGAGATGCTGTCAAAGAGCTCAATGCGCAGAGGGCTGTTATAGACTCTGTCTCAACGCTCTATATCACAAGACCGTCGATGGCTAGAGGGGTTGTCATGCAGATAAAGAAGGTTTTGAGTGGATTGGGGGTAACAGCATTTCTAGTTAGCCAGGTATCGGTAACTGAAAGGGGGTTTGGAGGGCCCGGGGTGGAGCATGCTGCTGACGGTATAGTGAGACTGGATCTTGATGAGATTAATGGTGAGCTTAAGAGAAGCTTGATAGTGTGGAAGATGAGGGGAACTAGCCACAGCATGAAGAGGCATCCATTCGAGATAACTGATAAGGGTATTATAGTGTACCACAACAAGGTATTGAAAGTGTTTAGAGGAAGCTATGAAGAGGTTGCACAGCAGCGAGAGGAGTAG
- the ilvA gene encoding threonine ammonia-lyase, with product MTKLIDEVFSYSRDALNVLSGRVHRTPLDFSRTFSRLSGNSVYMKLENMQKTGSFKIRGAFYKIWRHLDDAKRRGVVAASSGNHAQGVAYAASILGVEATIVMPETTPVFKVNATRGYGARVVLHGSVYDDAYRKALEIASENKALFVHPFDDLEVIAGQGTIGFEIAEQIQSVDAVLVPVGGGGLISGIGAVLKRLRPGVRIVGVEPRNAPKYSVSRQYGRIVEVEPVPSLADAVVTKCVGEKTFEIMNEVVDDVVTVDEDSIARAIYLLMERSKIVVEGAGALPLAALLEGYMHNSGKNVVLVVSGGNIDLTTLYRVVLRGLASDGRVSILRMVLRDSPGELLKALNIFYRYRCNIIDVRHDRYSLYTPVGYATVEIVFEAPEQRVVEELRKELEKSSIKVL from the coding sequence TTGACCAAATTAATCGATGAGGTGTTCAGCTATAGCAGAGATGCACTAAATGTTTTATCTGGGAGGGTTCATAGAACGCCACTGGATTTTAGCAGAACATTTTCAAGGTTGAGTGGAAACAGTGTTTATATGAAGCTTGAGAATATGCAGAAGACGGGCTCTTTCAAGATCAGGGGTGCTTTCTATAAGATTTGGAGGCATTTGGATGATGCTAAGAGGAGAGGTGTTGTAGCAGCTTCTAGTGGCAATCATGCGCAGGGAGTTGCATATGCTGCTTCTATTCTAGGTGTTGAAGCGACTATTGTTATGCCCGAAACCACACCTGTTTTCAAGGTCAATGCCACTAGGGGCTATGGGGCAAGGGTTGTTCTGCATGGCAGTGTGTATGATGATGCTTATAGAAAGGCTTTGGAGATTGCAAGCGAGAACAAGGCCTTGTTTGTCCACCCATTCGATGATTTGGAGGTTATAGCTGGGCAGGGTACAATAGGTTTTGAGATTGCTGAGCAGATACAGTCTGTTGACGCTGTTCTTGTTCCTGTGGGTGGTGGTGGACTAATATCTGGTATTGGAGCTGTTTTGAAGAGGCTTAGACCAGGGGTTAGGATTGTGGGTGTCGAGCCTAGGAATGCGCCGAAATACTCTGTCTCTAGACAGTATGGGAGAATAGTTGAGGTGGAGCCAGTTCCTTCTCTAGCCGATGCTGTTGTAACCAAGTGTGTTGGTGAAAAAACCTTTGAGATCATGAATGAGGTTGTAGACGATGTTGTCACAGTTGATGAGGACTCCATTGCGAGGGCTATATATCTCCTCATGGAGAGGTCCAAGATAGTTGTTGAGGGTGCTGGAGCCCTTCCTCTAGCAGCTCTACTGGAAGGCTATATGCACAACAGTGGAAAGAATGTTGTTTTGGTTGTTAGTGGTGGTAACATAGATTTGACAACGCTTTACAGAGTTGTTTTGAGGGGGTTGGCAAGCGATGGCAGGGTGTCTATACTGAGAATGGTTTTGAGGGATTCTCCGGGAGAGCTTCTAAAAGCTCTAAACATATTCTATAGATATAGATGCAACATAATAGATGTTAGACACGATAGATACAGCCTATACACACCAGTCGGCTATGCAACAGTTGAGATAGTTTTTGAAGCACCTGAGCAGAGGGTTGTTGAGGAGCTTAGAAAAGAGCTTGAGAAAAGCTCTATAAAGGTCCTTTGA
- a CDS encoding DMT family transporter, with product MGSRFLYYALLVVATVLWGSSFVFIKFSVESVSGFGYTFYRMLFAVALLTPVVLLRFSRGLFDYRGFVGGLAVGVAYMLGLLLQGIGTRYTLPSTSAFITGLNTVHVHVYCAFVERSYSLDLLTSLLMALAGLYMVTAPSGGFGFGEAMVFAGSIAWGAQIVLVSRYGRVARSYTDFLYGMFLPSLALAPYALVVDNPRSIGLGTWLYIVYLAVACSVAASYLQVIGQKYVNPAIASIIYLLEPFFALLFSIFMYGEKADLVRVSGGALITFAIFVSARGGAKSSGAGSACSW from the coding sequence TTGGGCTCTAGGTTTTTGTATTATGCTTTGCTTGTTGTTGCAACTGTCTTGTGGGGTAGCTCGTTTGTTTTCATCAAGTTTTCTGTTGAGAGTGTTTCTGGTTTTGGCTATACCTTCTATAGGATGTTGTTTGCGGTTGCTCTGCTTACCCCTGTTGTTTTGCTGAGGTTTTCTAGAGGTTTGTTTGATTACAGGGGTTTTGTGGGGGGTTTGGCTGTTGGTGTAGCTTATATGCTTGGTCTTCTTCTCCAGGGTATTGGAACGAGATACACACTCCCATCTACAAGCGCTTTTATCACCGGTTTGAATACTGTTCATGTCCATGTCTACTGCGCCTTTGTTGAGAGGAGCTACAGCCTCGATCTCTTGACCTCTCTTCTAATGGCTTTGGCCGGTCTATACATGGTTACAGCTCCTAGCGGTGGTTTTGGCTTTGGCGAGGCAATGGTTTTTGCAGGCTCTATTGCATGGGGTGCTCAAATAGTTCTTGTGTCTAGGTATGGCAGGGTTGCTAGAAGCTATACAGATTTTCTCTACGGCATGTTCCTACCATCTTTGGCTCTAGCACCATATGCTCTAGTAGTTGACAACCCCAGGTCAATAGGTTTGGGCACATGGCTGTACATAGTATATCTTGCTGTGGCCTGCTCTGTTGCAGCCTCGTATCTACAGGTAATTGGGCAGAAGTATGTTAACCCGGCTATAGCCTCTATAATATATCTTCTCGAGCCCTTCTTCGCACTGCTATTCTCCATATTCATGTATGGCGAGAAAGCAGATCTTGTTAGAGTTTCTGGCGGGGCTCTAATAACATTTGCAATATTCGTTTCTGCGAGGGGTGGTGCAAAGAGTAGTGGTGCTGGCTCGGCATGTAGCTGGTGA